TGGCATCGGTTCTAAAATAACTCTTTTTTTCGTATTAAATACTTGTTTCGCTAATCGATAAGAAAGTGATTCTAACGTACTTTTTCTTTTACTACGATAATTTTCAGCATCTAGTGTAATACCGATATACTGCTTCGTGTTACGATTCGCGACAAGTTTTGTTAAATACTGTAAAGAGTTCAATGTATTACCTCTTTTCCCAATTAAAACACCTACATTATCACCAGAAATTGTAAATTCGATTTCGCGTCCTTTTACAATTTTACTAATCTCGACTTCCACACCCATATCGTGAATAACATTTCTTAAATATTCTTCACATTCTTGAATTGGATCTTTCTTCAATACAACTTCTACTACTGCAGGGCGATTCCCAAATAAACCTAAGAATCCCCTTTTACCCTCATCGACAATATTTATATCTACTCGATCTTTTGATGTATTTAATTGCCTTAAAGCATCCTCT
This DNA window, taken from Bacillus cereus ATCC 14579, encodes the following:
- the jag gene encoding RNA-binding cell elongation regulator Jag/EloR; amino-acid sequence: MSVITAKGQTVELAVEDALRQLNTSKDRVDINIVDEGKRGFLGLFGNRPAVVEVVLKKDPIQECEEYLRNVIHDMGVEVEISKIVKGREIEFTISGDNVGVLIGKRGNTLNSLQYLTKLVANRNTKQYIGITLDAENYRSKRKSTLESLSYRLAKQVFNTKKRVILEPMPSFERKIIHQALSNHQGINTTSEGNEPHRHVVISPK